A window from Neodiprion fabricii isolate iyNeoFabr1 chromosome 2, iyNeoFabr1.1, whole genome shotgun sequence encodes these proteins:
- the LOC124174596 gene encoding disco-interacting protein 2 isoform X7: MAEFNIDVSKLPEDVREKLAELDLELSEGDITQKGYEKKRTRLLQQYTSKQQGIGGIGVGVGVGVGVGGGGGADGGGGAGNAVVGVVGPAERGGSGGTGYAGGGGGGGGGGGRPQPRARRTQRRVTHSEKRYHSEVRQEAVQQALAAMQGRPKPSLPMPSKRTSVMARSPDRERRDSGESSSDEDSVVTEESPGAGGPTGTGLSDTSSTGSARDTPPPPRPPARRPPADITDIAEYAPHAYCNIQPPDVTHTTQSRRPGADRVNRYHVVEDNTGTTGRWKVSAKIQQLLNTLKRPKRRPLPEFYEDDDIELEIAANPKDPNAPKPEGGSMTSAVGEPLSVPSGLPRSLEAAIQRYGSASYKAPAATVLDPNGKPSVPLTYGKLLSRSHKIAYTLLNKALSRSGDCCLKPGDRIALVYPNNDPISFMCAFYGCLQAGIVPVPIEVPLTRRDAGSQQIGFLLGSCGIQVALTSEACLKGLPKTAAGEVVAFKGWPKLHWFVTEHLGKTPKDWMPPPRLTDDTPAYIEYTTDKDGSVMGVTVTRAAMLANCRALTMACGYTEGENAVCVLDFKREVGLWHSTLTSILNGMHVVFIPYALMKVSPASWMQMITKHRASVAVVKSRDLHWGLLATKDHKDISLSSLRLLLVADGANPWSLSSCDQFLSVFQSKGLRPDAVCPCASSSEALTVSVRRPGRAGVNATGRGVLSMSGLSYGVVRVDQENSLTSLTLQDCGQVMPGSVVVVVKMEGQPFICKTDEVGEICVHSSATGSQYWGLQGLTNNTFKVSPLLPDGTPQGEVEYARSGLLGFLGPGGLVFVCGSRDGLMTVTGRKHNADDIIATVLAVEPMKFIYRGRIAVFSVRVLRDERICVVAEQRPDCSEEESFQWMSRVLQAVDSIHAVGIYCLALVPPNYLPKTPLGGIHLSETKRRFLEGALHPANVLLCPHTCVTNLPKPREVHSAGDSVADVGPASVMVGNIVQGNRLASAQGRDMGILDEDSDSAKKYQFISEILRWRAASTSDHVIFTLLNAKGAIATSLSCSQLHKKAERIGNLLLDRGRINTGDHVALIFPPGIDLICAFYGCLYVGAVPVTIRPPHPQNLQTTLPTVRMIVDVSKSVLVLSNQNLLKLLKSKEANNVVDMKTWPTTLDMDDMPKKKLPVMYRAPTAEMLAYLDFSVSTTGMLAGIKMSHAAVTSLCRAMKLACELYPSRHIALCLDPYSGLGFALWCLSSIYSGHHSILIPPSEVEANPASWLSAVSQHRVRDTFCSYGVMELCTKGLGSSVHALKARGVSLACVRTCVVVAEERPRIALTTSFSKLFSALGLSPRAVSTSFGCRVNTAICLQGASSPEPSTVYVDLRALRNDRVSLVERGSPHSLCLMESGKLLPGVKVIIANPETKGQCGDSHLGEIWVQSSHNASGYFTIYGDESDYADHFNARLVTGNTGEVYARTGYLGFLRRTESVQQSAVGDTTGDSSASDAEGPPVDAELHDAVFVVGALDEAILLRGMRYHPIDIENSVMRCHKKIAECAVFTWTNLLVVVVELDGSESEALDLVALVTSAVLEEHHLVVGVVVVVDPGVVPINSRGEKQRMHLRDGFLADQLDPIYVAYNM; encoded by the exons AGGTGCGCCAAGAGGCGGTCCAGCAGGCACTAGCCGCGATGCAGGGTCGTCCGAAACCCTCTCTCCCGATGCCGTCTAAGCGTACGTCGGTGATGGCCAGGAGTCCGGATCGAGAACGTCGCGACAGCGGCGAGTCGAGCAGCGACGAGGACAGCGTCGTCACCGAGGAGAGTCCCGGGGCTGGGGGACCGACTGGAACCGGTCTCTCGGACACGAGCAGCACGGGATCGGCACGAGACACGCCGCCGCCCCCGAGGCCGCCGGCCAGGAGGCCGCCCGCGGACATAACGGACATCGCCGAGTACGCACCCCACGCCTACTGCAACATCCAACCACCCGACGTGACGCACACGACGCAGTCCAGGAGGCCGGGTGCCGACCGGGTGAACCGGTACCACGTCGTCGAGGACAACACGGGGACCACTGGACGGTGGAAGGTATCGGCCAAGATCCAGCAGCTGCTGAACACACTGAAGAGACCGAAGCGGAGACCGCTGCCCGAGTTCTACGAGGACGACGACATCGAGCTGGAGATCGCGGCCAACCCGAAGGATCCTAACGCACCGAAACCAGAGGGCGGATCCATGACATCCGCCGTTGGTGAACCGCTTTCCGTTCCATCGGGACTGCCCAGGTCACTCGaagccgccattcaacggtacGGATCTGCCAGCTATAAGGCACCGGCCGCCACCGTTTTGGACCCCAATGGAAAGCCATCGGTACCTTTGACCTACGGGAAGCTACTCAGCAGGTCCCACAAGATAGCTTACACGCTGTTAAACAAGGCGCTCAGTCGGAGTGGTGATTGTTGTCTGAAACCCGGGGACCGGATAGCTCTCGTCTATCCGAATAATGATCCGATAAGCTTTATGTGCGCGTTTTACGGATGTCTTCAGGCTGGGATTGTTCCCGTTCCTATCGAGGTCCCGTTGACGAGACGCGACGCCGGTTCTCAGCAGATTGGATTTTTACTGGGCAGCTGCGGGATCCAGGTCGCTCTTACCAGCGAGGCTTGTCTAAAGGGGTTGCCCAAGACCGCTGCAGGCGAGGTTGTAGCGTTTAAGGGATGGCCGAAGCTGCACTGGTTCGTTACCGAGCATCTTGGAAAGACGCCCAAGGATTGGATGCCGCCGCCGAGGCTTACCGACGACACTCCTGCCTACATAGAGTACACTACCGACAAGGACGGATCCGTCATGGGAGTCACTGTCACCAGAGCAGCTATGCTGGCTAATTGCAGGGCTCTGACAATGGCCTGCGGTTACACGGAAGGCGAGAACGCCGTTTGCGTTTTGGATTTCAAGCGAGAAGTCGGATTGTGGCACAGCACTTTGACCAGTATTCTTAACGGCATGCACGTTGTCTTTATTCCTTACGCTCTGATGAAGGTCAGTCCCGCTAGCTGGATGCAAATGATTACGAAACATCGGGCCAGCGTCGCTGTCGTCAAGTCGAGAGACTTACACTGGGGTTTACTCGCTACCAAGGATCACAAGGATATTTCACTATCGTCGCTCAGACTGCTGCTCGTTGCCGACGGCGCCAATCCGTGGTCACTGTCATCCTGCGATCAGTTTTTGTCTGTCTTTCAATCCAAGGGTCTCAGACCAGACGCCGTCTGTCCCTGCGCTTCGTCCAGCGAAGCACTCACTGTATCGGTTAGGAGACCCGGACGTGCCGGTGTCAACGCCACTGGAAGAGGCGTATTGTCCATGTCTGGTTTGAGTTATGGAGTCGTACGTGTCGACCAGGAAAATTCTCTCACTTCGCTCACTCTTCAGGACTGCGGACAGGTTATGCCCGGAA GTGTCGTTGTGGTTGTCAAAATGGAAGGGCAGCCATTCATTTGCAAAACTGACGAAGTTGGAGAGATATGTGTACATAGTTCTGCGACGGGTAGCCAGTATTGGGGACTCCAAGGATTGACCAACAACACGTTTAAAGTATCGCCTTTACTACCAGATGGAACGCCGCAGGGTGAAGTTGAATACGCAAGATCAGGACTGCTCGGTTTTCTCGGACCTGGAGGTCTCGTTTTTGTTTGTGGTTCGCGAGACGGCCTGATGACTGTCACGGGAAGAAAGCACAACGCGGATGATATTATCGCTACGGTACTCGCTGTTGAACCAATGAAGTTTATTTATCGAGGTAGAATCGCAGTCTTCAGCGTCAGGGTACTCAGAGATGAAAGGATATGCGTCGTCGCGGAACAGAGACCAGACTGCAGCGAAGAAGAG agttTCCAGTGGATGTCCAGGGTACTGCAAGCCGTCGACTCGATTCACGCGGTTGGCATTTATTGTCTCGCTTTAGTGCCACCTAATTATCTTCCCAAAACGCCTCTAGGAGGAATCCATTTGTCCGAGACAAAACGTCGTTTCCTCGAGGGAGCGTTGCATCCTGCAAATGTATTACTTTGTCCGCACACTTGCGTGACCAACTTACCGAAACCTCGCGAAGTACATTCGG CGGGGGATTCTGTTGCAGACGTCGGCCCAGCGAGCGTCATGGTTGGCAACATCGTACAGGGTAATCGGTTGGCTTCGGCACAGGGGCGAGACATGGGGATCCTTGACGAAGACAGCGATAGTGCTAAGAAG tacCAGTTTATATCCGAGATTCTTCGGTGGCGGGCCGCCAGCACCTCGGATCACGTGATATTCACGTTATTGAATGCAAAGGGTGCAATCGCGACGTCGCTCTCATGTTCACAACTGCATAAAAAAGCAGAGAGGATTGGAAATTTGCTGCTCGATCGTGGACGGATCAATACCGGGGATCACGTAGCGCTTATATTCCCTCCTGGTATAGATCTGATTTGTGCTTTTTACGGGTGCTTGTACGTCGGTGCTGTTCCGGTCACAATCAGGCCACCTCATCCACAGAATCTTCAAACTACTCTGCCAACTGTTAGAATGATCGTTGACGTCAGCAAATCCGTACTCGTATTATCTAATCAAAATCTGCTGAAGCTTCTGAAATCGAAG GAAGCAAACAACGTAGTCGACATGAAAACTTGGCCAACGACGTTGGACATGGACGATATGCCGAAAAAGAAACTTCCCGTTATGTACAGGGCTCCGACAGCAGAGATGTTGGCGTATCTAGATTTTAGTGTATCAACAACGGGAATGCTTGCGGGAATCAAAATGTCGCATGCGGCAGTGACTTCGTTGTGCCGAGCGATGAAGCTGGCCTGTGAATTATACCCGTCGCGCCATATAGCTTTGTGTTTAGACCCGTACTCTGGTCTCGGATTTGCGTTGTGGTGTTTGAGCAGCATATACAGCGGCCATCATTCAATCCTCATACCGCCATCAGAG GTCGAAGCAAATCCGGCCTCTTGGTTGTCCGCCGTGAGCCAGCACAGGGTCAGAGACACTTTCTGTTCCTACGGTGTAATGGAGTTGTGTACAAAAGGTTTGGGCTCTTCGGTGCATGCTCTTAAAGCTCGCGGGGTCAGTCTCGCCTGTGTTAGAACCTGCGTTGTGGTTGCCGAAGAGAGACCACGAATAGCATTGACGACCAGCTTCAGCAAACTATTTTCCGCACTTGGATTGAGTCCTCGTGCAGTCTCAACGTCTTTCGGCTGCAGAGTAAACACAGCCATATGTCTTCAG GGAGCATCTAGTCCAGAACCGTCAACAGTTTACGTAGATTTACGGGCGCTGAGGAACGACAGGGTTTCGTTGGTGGAAAGAGGCAGTCCGCACTCTCTCTGCTTGATGGAGTCAGGCAAACTTTTACCAGGAGTGAAGGTGATCATCGCGAATCCGGAGACCAAGGGTCAGTGCGGGGACTCGCATTTAGGTGAAATATGGGTTCAGTCGTCGCACAACGCCAGCGGTTACTTCACGATTTACGGCGACGAAAGCGACTATGCGGACCACTTTAACGCTCGTCTCGTAACTGGAAATACCGGCGAAGTTTACGCGCGGACTGGATATCTCGGCTTCCTCAGGCGTACCGAGAGCGTCCAACAGTCTGCTGTCGGTGACACAACTGGGGACAGCTCGGCTTCCGACGCCGAAGGTCCGCCTGTTGACGCGGAACTCCACGACGCTGTATTCGTCGTTGGTGCTCTTGATGAGGCAATTTTACTCCGAGGAATGAGGTATCATCCCATCGATATCGAAAACAGCGTCATGAGGTGTCACAAGAAGATCGCTGAATG CGCCGTATTCACGTGGACGAATCTCCTGGTGGTCGTTGTCGAGCTGGACGGAAGTGAAAGCGAAGCCCTGGACTTGGTAGCTCTGGTGACAAGCGCTGTTCTTGAGGAACATCATTTAGTTGTCGGAGTAGTTGTTGTCGTCGATCCTGGCGTCGTACCAATAAACTCTCGCGGCGAGAAACAACGAATGCACCTTCGTGACGGTTTCCTTGCAGATCAATTAGACCCTATATACGTCGCGTACAATATGTGA
- the LOC124174596 gene encoding disco-interacting protein 2 isoform X8: MAEFNIDVSKLPEDVREKLAELDLELSEGDITQKGYEKKRTRLLQQYTSKQQGIGGIGVGVGVGVGVGGGGGADGGGGAGNAVVGVVGPAERGGSGGTGYAGGGGGGGGGGGRPQPRARRTQRRVTHSEKRYHSEVRQEAVQQALAAMQGRPKPSLPMPSKRTSVMARSPDRERRDSGESSSDEDSVVTEESPGAGGPTGTGLSDTSSTGSARDTPPPPRPPARRPPADITDIAEYAPHAYCNIQPPDVTHTTQSRRPGADRVNRYHVVEDNTGTTGRWKVSAKIQQLLNTLKRPKRRPLPEFYEDDDIELEIAANPKDPNAPKPEGGSMTSAVGEPLSVPSGLPRSLEAAIQRYGSASYKAPAATVLDPNGKPSVPLTYGKLLSRSHKIAYTLLNKALSRSGDCCLKPGDRIALVYPNNDPISFMCAFYGCLQAGIVPVPIEVPLTRRDAGSQQIGFLLGSCGIQVALTSEACLKGLPKTAAGEVVAFKGWPKLHWFVTEHLGKTPKDWMPPPRLTDDTPAYIEYTTDKDGSVMGVTVTRAAMLANCRALTMACGYTEGENAVCVLDFKREVGLWHSTLTSILNGMHVVFIPYALMKVSPASWMQMITKHRASVAVVKSRDLHWGLLATKDHKDISLSSLRLLLVADGANPWSLSSCDQFLSVFQSKGLRPDAVCPCASSSEALTVSVRRPGRAGVNATGRGVLSMSGLSYGVVRVDQENSLTSLTLQDCGQVMPGSVVVVVKMEGQPFICKTDEVGEICVHSSATGSQYWGLQGLTNNTFKVSPLLPDGTPQGEVEYARSGLLGFLGPGGLVFVCGSRDGLMTVTGRKHNADDIIATVLAVEPMKFIYRGRIAVFSVRVLRDERICVVAEQRPDCSEEESFQWMSRVLQAVDSIHAVGIYCLALVPPNYLPKTPLGGIHLSETKRRFLEGALHPANVLLCPHTCVTNLPKPREVHSDVGPASVMVGNIVQGNRLASAQGRDMGILDEDSDSAKKYQFISEILRWRAASTSDHVIFTLLNAKGAIATSLSCSQLHKKAERIGNLLLDRGRINTGDHVALIFPPGIDLICAFYGCLYVGAVPVTIRPPHPQNLQTTLPTVRMIVDVSKSVLVLSNQNLLKLLKSKEANNVVDMKTWPTTLDMDDMPKKKLPVMYRAPTAEMLAYLDFSVSTTGMLAGIKMSHAAVTSLCRAMKLACELYPSRHIALCLDPYSGLGFALWCLSSIYSGHHSILIPPSEVEANPASWLSAVSQHRVRDTFCSYGVMELCTKGLGSSVHALKARGVSLACVRTCVVVAEERPRIALTTSFSKLFSALGLSPRAVSTSFGCRVNTAICLQGASSPEPSTVYVDLRALRNDRVSLVERGSPHSLCLMESGKLLPGVKVIIANPETKGQCGDSHLGEIWVQSSHNASGYFTIYGDESDYADHFNARLVTGNTGEVYARTGYLGFLRRTESVQQSAVGDTTGDSSASDAEGPPVDAELHDAVFVVGALDEAILLRGMRYHPIDIENSVMRCHKKIAECAVFTWTNLLVVVVELDGSESEALDLVALVTSAVLEEHHLVVGVVVVVDPGVVPINSRGEKQRMHLRDGFLADQLDPIYVAYNM, translated from the exons AGGTGCGCCAAGAGGCGGTCCAGCAGGCACTAGCCGCGATGCAGGGTCGTCCGAAACCCTCTCTCCCGATGCCGTCTAAGCGTACGTCGGTGATGGCCAGGAGTCCGGATCGAGAACGTCGCGACAGCGGCGAGTCGAGCAGCGACGAGGACAGCGTCGTCACCGAGGAGAGTCCCGGGGCTGGGGGACCGACTGGAACCGGTCTCTCGGACACGAGCAGCACGGGATCGGCACGAGACACGCCGCCGCCCCCGAGGCCGCCGGCCAGGAGGCCGCCCGCGGACATAACGGACATCGCCGAGTACGCACCCCACGCCTACTGCAACATCCAACCACCCGACGTGACGCACACGACGCAGTCCAGGAGGCCGGGTGCCGACCGGGTGAACCGGTACCACGTCGTCGAGGACAACACGGGGACCACTGGACGGTGGAAGGTATCGGCCAAGATCCAGCAGCTGCTGAACACACTGAAGAGACCGAAGCGGAGACCGCTGCCCGAGTTCTACGAGGACGACGACATCGAGCTGGAGATCGCGGCCAACCCGAAGGATCCTAACGCACCGAAACCAGAGGGCGGATCCATGACATCCGCCGTTGGTGAACCGCTTTCCGTTCCATCGGGACTGCCCAGGTCACTCGaagccgccattcaacggtacGGATCTGCCAGCTATAAGGCACCGGCCGCCACCGTTTTGGACCCCAATGGAAAGCCATCGGTACCTTTGACCTACGGGAAGCTACTCAGCAGGTCCCACAAGATAGCTTACACGCTGTTAAACAAGGCGCTCAGTCGGAGTGGTGATTGTTGTCTGAAACCCGGGGACCGGATAGCTCTCGTCTATCCGAATAATGATCCGATAAGCTTTATGTGCGCGTTTTACGGATGTCTTCAGGCTGGGATTGTTCCCGTTCCTATCGAGGTCCCGTTGACGAGACGCGACGCCGGTTCTCAGCAGATTGGATTTTTACTGGGCAGCTGCGGGATCCAGGTCGCTCTTACCAGCGAGGCTTGTCTAAAGGGGTTGCCCAAGACCGCTGCAGGCGAGGTTGTAGCGTTTAAGGGATGGCCGAAGCTGCACTGGTTCGTTACCGAGCATCTTGGAAAGACGCCCAAGGATTGGATGCCGCCGCCGAGGCTTACCGACGACACTCCTGCCTACATAGAGTACACTACCGACAAGGACGGATCCGTCATGGGAGTCACTGTCACCAGAGCAGCTATGCTGGCTAATTGCAGGGCTCTGACAATGGCCTGCGGTTACACGGAAGGCGAGAACGCCGTTTGCGTTTTGGATTTCAAGCGAGAAGTCGGATTGTGGCACAGCACTTTGACCAGTATTCTTAACGGCATGCACGTTGTCTTTATTCCTTACGCTCTGATGAAGGTCAGTCCCGCTAGCTGGATGCAAATGATTACGAAACATCGGGCCAGCGTCGCTGTCGTCAAGTCGAGAGACTTACACTGGGGTTTACTCGCTACCAAGGATCACAAGGATATTTCACTATCGTCGCTCAGACTGCTGCTCGTTGCCGACGGCGCCAATCCGTGGTCACTGTCATCCTGCGATCAGTTTTTGTCTGTCTTTCAATCCAAGGGTCTCAGACCAGACGCCGTCTGTCCCTGCGCTTCGTCCAGCGAAGCACTCACTGTATCGGTTAGGAGACCCGGACGTGCCGGTGTCAACGCCACTGGAAGAGGCGTATTGTCCATGTCTGGTTTGAGTTATGGAGTCGTACGTGTCGACCAGGAAAATTCTCTCACTTCGCTCACTCTTCAGGACTGCGGACAGGTTATGCCCGGAA GTGTCGTTGTGGTTGTCAAAATGGAAGGGCAGCCATTCATTTGCAAAACTGACGAAGTTGGAGAGATATGTGTACATAGTTCTGCGACGGGTAGCCAGTATTGGGGACTCCAAGGATTGACCAACAACACGTTTAAAGTATCGCCTTTACTACCAGATGGAACGCCGCAGGGTGAAGTTGAATACGCAAGATCAGGACTGCTCGGTTTTCTCGGACCTGGAGGTCTCGTTTTTGTTTGTGGTTCGCGAGACGGCCTGATGACTGTCACGGGAAGAAAGCACAACGCGGATGATATTATCGCTACGGTACTCGCTGTTGAACCAATGAAGTTTATTTATCGAGGTAGAATCGCAGTCTTCAGCGTCAGGGTACTCAGAGATGAAAGGATATGCGTCGTCGCGGAACAGAGACCAGACTGCAGCGAAGAAGAG agttTCCAGTGGATGTCCAGGGTACTGCAAGCCGTCGACTCGATTCACGCGGTTGGCATTTATTGTCTCGCTTTAGTGCCACCTAATTATCTTCCCAAAACGCCTCTAGGAGGAATCCATTTGTCCGAGACAAAACGTCGTTTCCTCGAGGGAGCGTTGCATCCTGCAAATGTATTACTTTGTCCGCACACTTGCGTGACCAACTTACCGAAACCTCGCGAAGTACATTCGG ACGTCGGCCCAGCGAGCGTCATGGTTGGCAACATCGTACAGGGTAATCGGTTGGCTTCGGCACAGGGGCGAGACATGGGGATCCTTGACGAAGACAGCGATAGTGCTAAGAAG tacCAGTTTATATCCGAGATTCTTCGGTGGCGGGCCGCCAGCACCTCGGATCACGTGATATTCACGTTATTGAATGCAAAGGGTGCAATCGCGACGTCGCTCTCATGTTCACAACTGCATAAAAAAGCAGAGAGGATTGGAAATTTGCTGCTCGATCGTGGACGGATCAATACCGGGGATCACGTAGCGCTTATATTCCCTCCTGGTATAGATCTGATTTGTGCTTTTTACGGGTGCTTGTACGTCGGTGCTGTTCCGGTCACAATCAGGCCACCTCATCCACAGAATCTTCAAACTACTCTGCCAACTGTTAGAATGATCGTTGACGTCAGCAAATCCGTACTCGTATTATCTAATCAAAATCTGCTGAAGCTTCTGAAATCGAAG GAAGCAAACAACGTAGTCGACATGAAAACTTGGCCAACGACGTTGGACATGGACGATATGCCGAAAAAGAAACTTCCCGTTATGTACAGGGCTCCGACAGCAGAGATGTTGGCGTATCTAGATTTTAGTGTATCAACAACGGGAATGCTTGCGGGAATCAAAATGTCGCATGCGGCAGTGACTTCGTTGTGCCGAGCGATGAAGCTGGCCTGTGAATTATACCCGTCGCGCCATATAGCTTTGTGTTTAGACCCGTACTCTGGTCTCGGATTTGCGTTGTGGTGTTTGAGCAGCATATACAGCGGCCATCATTCAATCCTCATACCGCCATCAGAG GTCGAAGCAAATCCGGCCTCTTGGTTGTCCGCCGTGAGCCAGCACAGGGTCAGAGACACTTTCTGTTCCTACGGTGTAATGGAGTTGTGTACAAAAGGTTTGGGCTCTTCGGTGCATGCTCTTAAAGCTCGCGGGGTCAGTCTCGCCTGTGTTAGAACCTGCGTTGTGGTTGCCGAAGAGAGACCACGAATAGCATTGACGACCAGCTTCAGCAAACTATTTTCCGCACTTGGATTGAGTCCTCGTGCAGTCTCAACGTCTTTCGGCTGCAGAGTAAACACAGCCATATGTCTTCAG GGAGCATCTAGTCCAGAACCGTCAACAGTTTACGTAGATTTACGGGCGCTGAGGAACGACAGGGTTTCGTTGGTGGAAAGAGGCAGTCCGCACTCTCTCTGCTTGATGGAGTCAGGCAAACTTTTACCAGGAGTGAAGGTGATCATCGCGAATCCGGAGACCAAGGGTCAGTGCGGGGACTCGCATTTAGGTGAAATATGGGTTCAGTCGTCGCACAACGCCAGCGGTTACTTCACGATTTACGGCGACGAAAGCGACTATGCGGACCACTTTAACGCTCGTCTCGTAACTGGAAATACCGGCGAAGTTTACGCGCGGACTGGATATCTCGGCTTCCTCAGGCGTACCGAGAGCGTCCAACAGTCTGCTGTCGGTGACACAACTGGGGACAGCTCGGCTTCCGACGCCGAAGGTCCGCCTGTTGACGCGGAACTCCACGACGCTGTATTCGTCGTTGGTGCTCTTGATGAGGCAATTTTACTCCGAGGAATGAGGTATCATCCCATCGATATCGAAAACAGCGTCATGAGGTGTCACAAGAAGATCGCTGAATG CGCCGTATTCACGTGGACGAATCTCCTGGTGGTCGTTGTCGAGCTGGACGGAAGTGAAAGCGAAGCCCTGGACTTGGTAGCTCTGGTGACAAGCGCTGTTCTTGAGGAACATCATTTAGTTGTCGGAGTAGTTGTTGTCGTCGATCCTGGCGTCGTACCAATAAACTCTCGCGGCGAGAAACAACGAATGCACCTTCGTGACGGTTTCCTTGCAGATCAATTAGACCCTATATACGTCGCGTACAATATGTGA